A segment of the Burkholderia sp. PAMC 26561 genome:
GATCCGGTTCGAGCCGGACCCCGTCCTGTACGCGCCGGTCAGTTCGAGATGCCCAGGGCCTTGCAGCCTTCGGCATAGCGGTCCGTGCACAGATCCTTGGCGCTGACGATGCCCTTGTCGACCACGTCGGCCTTGATGTTTTTCGCGGTGATGACGGTCGGCGTGAAGAGCTGCGACGGGGTATTGAAGAGCGTCGTCTGAGCCTTCGGAGCCTGGCCGGAGAGGAAGCCGACAGCCACCTTGGCCGCTGCCGCCGCGACAATCTCGCTCGGCTTCAGGATCGTGTTGTACTCGTCGCCCGCGACGATCAGTTGAAGGCCTGCAAGTGTCGCGTCGTTGCCGGTTACCGGCGGCACCGGGTTCACGCCGGCCGCCTTGAACGCCGCGACGGCGCCGCCACCCGTGCCGTCATTCGCGGCGACCACACCCACGATCTGTGATCCGAAGCGCGTGACCTGGCCGCTGACCCATTGCTGCGCCTTCGGCGGCGCCCAGTCAGGCGTGTCGTACTCGGCGAGGGTCTTGTAGCCGCTGCCCTGCAAGCCGGAATGAATGCCGTTCTTGATCAGTCCGGCGGCCGCGTCGGTAGGCGAGCCGTTGACCTGCAGCACGCCGCCTTTATTAGTCGGAACGCCCTTCTCCTTCAGGTGCGCAACGAGCGACTGCGCAATAGCCCGGCCGATGCCTTCGTTATCGAACGAAACGTAATAGTCGGCTGGCGTCGACGGGACCGGCCGGTCATACGCGATCACCTTGATACCCTGGCTTTGCGCCATATGAACGAGCGACGCCGCGGCCGTCGAATCGACCGGATCCAGGACGATGACCTTTGCGCCCTGCGAGATCACCGAGTTGAATTGCTGTTGCTGGGTCGCCACGTCCGCGTTGGCGTTCTGGTAAAGCACCTTGCAGTTGGGACAAAGCTTGGCCATTTCCGCCTTGAAGCCGGGGAAGTCGTGCTGTTCGTAACGCGTCGATGCCTGGTCCGGCATCAGGAAAGCCACCGTCCCGCTGGGCGCGGCCTGCGCCGCCGTGCTGCAGATCAGGCTCAGGCCGAGGCTCAGGGTCAGCGCGCTCGCGCCGATCGTTTTTGTCGAAAGTCGGGTCATCGATTGTCTCCGTTTATTAGAAAAAGCCGGCGCGGTTGGCGCCGTGAGTGCGCTGCGGATAAAACTGGATTCATGCGTTGTTTTCAGTCGCCGGATCGAGCTCATGAAAAAACCGCTAAAGCGTGAAGACCAACGTGTCCCTCCCGATGCCTTCATGCATCCGGTGCCGGGTCCTGCCGGGAATGAATGTGCTACCTGAGCGCTTCCAGCGCGTGCGTGAGCTCAGGCTCTTCGATCGCGCTGGCCGCATTGAGCTGTTGATACGCGCGCCATCGAGACGGTGACATCTCTTTGATCATCAGGAATTGCCGGTTGAAGTTCGACATGTTGTTGAAGCCGACCTGATAGCAGATATCGGTGATGCTCAGTTCGCCCGACATCAGCAACTGGCACGCGAGGTTGATGCGCAGCCGGTTCACATACTGGACGAACGGCACGCCTGTGTGCCGCCGGAAATAGCGTGAGAACGCGCTGGCGCTTTGCCCGCGAGTTCGGCCAACTCCGTCTCGCGCAACTCTTGCGACAGGTTTTTGCCAATATAAGACAGCACATGATTGATGCGGGTCTCCGCGTAGTGCGCAGGGTCGGAGCAATAGGCAGCGCTCGCCAGTTTGATCGGCTCAGGGCTTTGCACGAGCAAGTCGAGCAAGCCGACGAACAGGTTGATGCGTCGCATGCCTTGAGCGCCCAGCATTTCGCGCATGATCGGTTCGGCTGCCGCGCCGGTTTTCGGGGTAAAAAGCACGCCCCACTGGGCTGCATTGAGCAAGGGCTGCACGCGCCTGAGTTCCGGGAATATTTCGATGCCCCGTTCGACCAGGCCTGCGTCGAATTGCAGGATCAGGCAGCGCTCATCCACGCGGTCACCGGCAGGCACGCTGCTCACCCAGTTGTGCGGGAGATTGGGGCCCGTCATCACAAGGTTTCCCGGCTCGAATGTGCCGATGTAATCCCCGACAAAGTATTTTCCTGTCGTCGATGTAATGACCTGGATTTCGTACTCAGGGTGAAAGTGCCAGCGTACCGTGCGATACGGATAGCCATGCGACCAGACCTTGAAGGACTCGTCGCGCGGAACGGCGACCAGTTCGAGATCCGGCTGGACGATGTTGCCACGGCGAGCGCCCAGGCGCGCCGCACGGCAATAGCCGCAGGTTCCGCATTGGCACGCCGTCGTACTCGGAGTGGTGGGCATCGTCTTCCTCCTGAACCGCTTTTGTTTTTTGGACGCTTTTTGGACGTTTGCACGAAATGCAGTTGATGTGCATTGAGCGCCGCCATGCACGAACAATATGCTTCTCGCGCCTCCCGCACTACCGAAATTGAGACCGTCGGCTGATACTATTTTGCATTCGGGTAAGCCCGGATGCCCTCAAAGGTCAACTTTTGTGCAATGCAAAAGCGTAATGAAGGTCGCGGGGTATCGATGCCTGAGTTCAGCGGCCACGACCCGTCTCCCGCGTTTCAACAGCGTTTCATGTGTGTTTCATTTAAATTCATTGAAACACAGTGATAAGACGGTGAAACACTGACAGCTCATTCCTCGATTCCGTACGTCGTTGTTTTGAAAGCGCATTCAGGCTTTCAAGAAGACTGGCATGGATGCTGCAAACAGACTGGCAAACTTTCAAAAGGAAACAGCCATGTCGCAGTCATCAGCCGCACGCCGCGCCGCCTTTCGCGCAGCCATTCAACAACGCCAGGCCTTGCTCATGCCCGGCGCCTTTAACGCAATGAGCGCCCGCGTCGTCGCGGACGCGGGGTTCAAGGCGCTTTACATCACGGGCGCGGGCGTGACGAACATGTCGCTTGGCTTGCCCGACCTCGGTTTTGTCGGCTTGAGCGAGATTGCGGAGCACACGTCGCGCATTCGCGATGCCGTGGATCTCCCGCTTCTCGTCGATGCCGATACCGGTTTCGGCAACGCCCTCAATGTTCGCCATACCGTGCGCACGCTCGAACGTGCAGGCGCCGATGCGATCCAGCTTGAAGATCAGGTCAGTCCGAAGAAATGCGGCCACTTCGCAGGCAAGGCCGTCATCTCCACCAGCGAAATGGTCGGCAAGCTGCACGCCGCCGTCGATGCACGCGAGGACGCCAACTTCCAGATCATCGCCCGCACTGACGCGTGTGCCGTGCATGGTTTCGAGGCGGCCATCGAACGCGCGCACCGCTTTGCCGAGGCGGGCGCGGACGTCCTCTTCATTGAAGCAGTCGAAACGTTCGATGAAATCAAAAGACTGCCGTCGCTTTTCGACACGCCCCAGTTGATCAATATCGTGGTGGGCGGCAAGACGCCGGTCGTCCCGCAGAGCGAGCTTGCGGCGATGGGTTTTGGCATCGTCCTGTATGCGAACGCTGCGCTGCAGGGAGCGCTGCTCGGCATGCAGAAGGCGCTCGGCGCACTGCGCGATGCAGGCAAGCTCGACGAAGATCCCACGCTCCTCGCGCCGTTCAACGAACGCCAGCGGCTGGTCGACAAGCCGCTCTACGACCGTCTCGACAAGCAATACGCAGCGGACAGCGAATAACCCCGCCACGCCAGTACGAAGAAAGCAAGGAGACTTCAGCGTGACGAAAACCAGTGCAGCGTCCTTCCCCGACACCGAACCGCAGGTACGCGCAAGTCCGGTGCGGCTTCGCTCGATCATCGGCGGCCTGATGGGCAATGTGATCGAGTGGTACGACTTCCTCGCCTACAGCATCTTTTCGATCTACTTCGCCAAGGCTTTTTTTCCCGCCGATAACCCGACGGTCCAGCTCATGAACGCGGCGGCGATTGCGGCGGTCGGGTACATCGCGCGGCCTCTGGGTAGTTGGCTGATCGGGCTGTATGCCGACAAACGCGGCCGCAAGGCTGCGCTCATGTGGTCGGTCATGGGCATGTGCGTCGGCTCGCTGATGATCGCCTTGACTCCGGGATATGCCACGATCGGCGCGCTTGCACCGATCATCCTGATCCTTGCGCGTTTGCTGCAAGGCCTGTGCATGGGAGGCGAATACGGCACGAGCGCCACGTATCTCAGCGAGATCGCGCCTGAAAACCGGCGTGGCTTTTACCTCGGCTTCCTGCAAGTGAGCGTGGTGGCTGGCCAGTTGCTGGCGCTCGGTCTTCTGCTTGTCATGCAGCACTTGTTGCTTACATCCGAGCAGATCGACCGCTGGGGCTGGCGCATTCCGTTCGTGATCGGCGGCCTGCTTGCACTGTTTGCGCTCTACATGCGTCGCAACGTGATGGAATCAGAAGCGTTCGCCGAGAGCGCAAATAAAACGGGGCCGCCGATCAGCCGTGAGATGCTGGCGCACTGGCGACAACTCCTGCTCGCCGTTGGCATAACCGTAGGCGGCACTGTCGGCTTCTATACATACACGGTGTACATGCAGAAATACCTGGTCAATTCGGTCGGACTCAGCAAGGAAACGTCGACGTTCATCTCTTCCCTCGCGTTGCTGCTTTACATGCCGCTGCAGCCCCTGTTCGGTCTGGCCTCCGACGTGTTCGGCCGCCGCCCGGTGCTGATCTGTTTCGGCGTGTGCTGTACGCTTTTCTCCGTGCCGCTGTTCACTGCGCTGAGTCACACGAAAGATCCGCTCGTCGCATTCCTGCTGTCGTTCGCCGGGCTCGCCATGTTGAGCGGCTTTACATCGGTTCACATGCTTGCCAAGACAGAACTGTTCCCGGCGCGCATCCGTGCGCTCGCGGTCGGCTTGCCTTATGCGCTGACGACAGCAATCCTCGGCGGCACGACCGAGTTTGTCGCCTTGCGTTTCAAGGCGAGCGGACACGAACAGTATTTCTACTGGTATGTGAGTGCGTGGGCGGCGGTGTCGCTTATCGTTTATATCCGAATGCCCGAGACGCGTTTTCGAACCGTTACGCGCACCGAAGCCAGAGCATGAGCGTGCCCGATGCAGCGGCGGCTCGCCGCTGCATTTGTTGATCGCTGATCAGAACCGGTGGATTATCGCGACGCGATAAACCATCTGGTTTCCAGCCGTCGATACCCCTGCAACTCGACCCGCCCTGCCGCCGCGTCCACTGAAACAACGCGTGCTACGTGTTAACGCTTAAACCCACAAAAATTGCTGTGCCGTGCTTGACTTCCTTCGACTGCCGCATAAACTTAACTTTATGGTTAAGTATCAGGAAGCGGCCTTGAACCGCACATTCACCGCCCTGGCCGACCCGACGCGTCGTGCTCTCCTCGCCCGCCTGTCCGCCGGCGCGGACCTGTCCGTCAGCGAACTCGCGCAGCCGTTTGCCATGTCGTTACCCGCCGTGATGAAGCATCTCGATGTGTTGTCGGATGCCGGTCTCATCACGCGGACCAAGACGGGCCGCACCGTCGCATGCCGGCTTGCCGCCGGACCGATGGAGGAAGCCATGCAATGGCTTGCCCGTTACGAGCGCTTCTGGACTGACACACTCGATCGCCTTGCCGCCTTTGTGGAGGAAGACCCATGTCCGCCAAACCCAGTCTCACGCTCCAGCGCCGAATCAACGCAAGCCCCGCCAAAATCTTCGCCGCGTGGACGGAACCGTCGCAACTCGTGAAGTGGATGCATCCGAACAAAAACGACGTGATTCACGCGGAGATGGACGTGCGCGTCGGCGGGCGCTTCCGGATCGTCATGCGCACGCCGGCCGGCGAGGAGCATGACGTAAGCGGCGTGTTCAGGGAGGTCGTACAGGACGAGAAACTCGTCTACACCTGGGCATGGCGCAGCACGCCCGAACGGGAATCGCTCGTCACGTTCACGCTGCGGCGCGACGGCGAGCTCACTCTGCTCACGCTGACGCACGAGCAGTTCTTCGATGAAACCGCGCGCGATAACCATGAGTCCGGCTGGAACGAAATCCTCGATGGACTCATGCGGGAATTCGCCTGATCACTGGAGGAGGACGCAAGATGGAACAGCATCGGATTGTTTCGCAAGATGAATGGCTTGCTGCGCAAAAGGCGCACTTGGCCGAGGAAAAGGCGTTGACGCACGCACGCGATGCGCTTGCCGAAAAGCGCCGCGCGCTGCCATGGGTAAAAGTCGAAAAGCGCTATTCGTTCGATACTCCAGACGGCCGCAAGACGCTCGCCGATCTCTTCAACGGACGCAGCCAGTTGATCGTGTATCACTTCATGCTGGGGCCGGACTGGGAAGCGGGATGCATCGGCTGCTCGTTCGTATCGGATCACATGGACGGAGCGTTGATGCATGTCGAGCAACGCGACGTTGCTTATGTCGCGGTATCGCGTGCGCCGCTCGGCAAGATCGAAGCCTTCAAGAAACGCATGGGCTGGCACTTCAAATGGGTATCGTCGTTCGGCAGCGACTTCAATTTCGACCATCATGTATCGTTCACGCCCGAGCAGCGTGCCACGGGCAGGATCGACTAC
Coding sequences within it:
- a CDS encoding SRPBCC family protein, which encodes MSAKPSLTLQRRINASPAKIFAAWTEPSQLVKWMHPNKNDVIHAEMDVRVGGRFRIVMRTPAGEEHDVSGVFREVVQDEKLVYTWAWRSTPERESLVTFTLRRDGELTLLTLTHEQFFDETARDNHESGWNEILDGLMREFA
- a CDS encoding ABC transporter substrate-binding protein — protein: MTRLSTKTIGASALTLSLGLSLICSTAAQAAPSGTVAFLMPDQASTRYEQHDFPGFKAEMAKLCPNCKVLYQNANADVATQQQQFNSVISQGAKVIVLDPVDSTAAASLVHMAQSQGIKVIAYDRPVPSTPADYYVSFDNEGIGRAIAQSLVAHLKEKGVPTNKGGVLQVNGSPTDAAAGLIKNGIHSGLQGSGYKTLAEYDTPDWAPPKAQQWVSGQVTRFGSQIVGVVAANDGTGGGAVAAFKAAGVNPVPPVTGNDATLAGLQLIVAGDEYNTILKPSEIVAAAAAKVAVGFLSGQAPKAQTTLFNTPSQLFTPTVITAKNIKADVVDKGIVSAKDLCTDRYAEGCKALGISN
- a CDS encoding isocitrate lyase/PEP mutase family protein, translating into MSQSSAARRAAFRAAIQQRQALLMPGAFNAMSARVVADAGFKALYITGAGVTNMSLGLPDLGFVGLSEIAEHTSRIRDAVDLPLLVDADTGFGNALNVRHTVRTLERAGADAIQLEDQVSPKKCGHFAGKAVISTSEMVGKLHAAVDAREDANFQIIARTDACAVHGFEAAIERAHRFAEAGADVLFIEAVETFDEIKRLPSLFDTPQLINIVVGGKTPVVPQSELAAMGFGIVLYANAALQGALLGMQKALGALRDAGKLDEDPTLLAPFNERQRLVDKPLYDRLDKQYAADSE
- a CDS encoding DUF899 domain-containing protein; this encodes MEQHRIVSQDEWLAAQKAHLAEEKALTHARDALAEKRRALPWVKVEKRYSFDTPDGRKTLADLFNGRSQLIVYHFMLGPDWEAGCIGCSFVSDHMDGALMHVEQRDVAYVAVSRAPLGKIEAFKKRMGWHFKWVSSFGSDFNFDHHVSFTPEQRATGRIDYNFQIHETKEPGFDSDEMPGVSVFYKDEAGDVFRTFSAYGRGVEPLIGAYDLLDITPKGRDEEHGMTDWMRHHDRYDNPKHESGGCCH
- a CDS encoding ArsR/SmtB family transcription factor; the protein is MNRTFTALADPTRRALLARLSAGADLSVSELAQPFAMSLPAVMKHLDVLSDAGLITRTKTGRTVACRLAAGPMEEAMQWLARYERFWTDTLDRLAAFVEEDPCPPNPVSRSSAESTQAPPKSSPRGRNRRNS
- a CDS encoding MFS transporter; the protein is MTKTSAASFPDTEPQVRASPVRLRSIIGGLMGNVIEWYDFLAYSIFSIYFAKAFFPADNPTVQLMNAAAIAAVGYIARPLGSWLIGLYADKRGRKAALMWSVMGMCVGSLMIALTPGYATIGALAPIILILARLLQGLCMGGEYGTSATYLSEIAPENRRGFYLGFLQVSVVAGQLLALGLLLVMQHLLLTSEQIDRWGWRIPFVIGGLLALFALYMRRNVMESEAFAESANKTGPPISREMLAHWRQLLLAVGITVGGTVGFYTYTVYMQKYLVNSVGLSKETSTFISSLALLLYMPLQPLFGLASDVFGRRPVLICFGVCCTLFSVPLFTALSHTKDPLVAFLLSFAGLAMLSGFTSVHMLAKTELFPARIRALAVGLPYALTTAILGGTTEFVALRFKASGHEQYFYWYVSAWAAVSLIVYIRMPETRFRTVTRTEARA